A single window of Narcine bancroftii isolate sNarBan1 chromosome 1, sNarBan1.hap1, whole genome shotgun sequence DNA harbors:
- the LOC138751867 gene encoding protein SET: MIPGKRNGAGAACSSAGEKEQQEAIEHIDEVQNEIDRLNEQASEEILKVEQKYNKLRQPYFQKRSELIAKIPNFWVTTFVNHPQVSALLGEEDEEALHYLTRVEVTEFEDIKSGYRIDFYFDENPYFDNKVLSKEFHLNENGDPSSKSTEIKWKPGKDLTKRSSQSQTKVGRKRQHEEPESFFTWFTDHSDAGADELGEVIKDDIWPNPLQYYLVPDMEDEEGDGEDEDEDEEEEEGLEDIDEEGDEDEEEDEEEEEEGEEAEEEEGEDD; the protein is encoded by the coding sequence ATGATACCAGGGAAGAGGAACGGAGCTGGCGCGGCCTGCTCATCGGCCGGAGAAAAAGAGCAACAGGAAGCCATTGAACACATTGATGAAGTACAAAATGAAATAGACAGACTGAATGAACAGGCAAGtgaggaaattttgaaagtagaGCAAAAATACAACAAGCTACGCCAGCCATACTTCCAGAAGCGGTCAGAACTCATTGCCAAAATCCCCAATTTTTGGGTGACTACGTTTGTCAACCATCCACAAGTATCTGCACTTCTGGGAGAAGAGGATGAAGAGGCACTGCATTATCTGACAAGAGTGGAAGTGACAGAATTTGAAGATATCAAATCAGGTTATAGAATAGATTTTTATTTTGATGAAAACCCATACTTTGATAATAAAGTTCTGTCCAAAGAGTTTCATCTGAATGAAAATGGagatccatcatcaaaatcaacagaAATCAAATGGAAGCCAGGAAAGGACCTGACAAAGCGCTCCAGCCAATCACAAACCAAAGTGGGCAGGAAGCGACAACATGAAGAGCCAGAAAGTTTTTTCACCTGGTTTACTGATCACTCGGATGCAGGTGCAGATGAACTGGGAGAGGTTATCAAGGATGACATCTGGCCGAACCCTTTGCAGTACTATTTAGTTCCAGACATGGAAGATGaagaaggggatggggaagatgaagatgaagatgaggaagaggaggaaggttTGGAAGACATTGATGAAGAAGGAGATgaggatgaagaagaagatgaagaggaggaggaagaaggggaagaagcagaggaggaggaaggtgaagatgACTGA